A portion of the Algimonas porphyrae genome contains these proteins:
- a CDS encoding CocE/NonD family hydrolase, which yields MAQTIRTFLAAAVIGTTLVSCTTLSARNATPETATDRPAFDPPATALVERDRQVRMRDNVRLNTDVYVPNGGRKPVATILIRTPYTSELRARHQALLERGYAIVEQHERGRYLSEGDFAMLPRPAEDGWDTLDWIVARPWSDGRVATMGCSSSAENQLKLAAAGHPAHMGMIALSAGVGVAEAGPFREQGNFWRGGAWQQGWMDYFLEAMHQDWPQLPAGMSDDARRRQLAKVAVENTGSGVDHARYDETRMHLPMIEIMNELDSPRNEVADYLRRGPAHPAWSENRISQGETIAIPGYWAEAIYDISTRSTVSYFDWNRAQNLAEGRDNQTLRLTQGGHCSFGRETPDWNMGELPLGDARFDLDSEIIAFLDAWMSVEGSDTQAPPFTGVRAYLSDGFWADTDRLAFGGGAVWALGVDGTFGAADPAEGQAQALSYRYDPADPVPSLGGEIGGTGSDHEDGSFDQTPLEAREDVLVFDSGPLNAPMDLLGYAQVSLTVSSDRPDTDFTVKIMDVHPDGRAFNIGDTILRMRYRDGVDREVFMEPGQRYDITLPPILLSLTIQSGHALRVHVSSSNFPNYARNLNTVGNPYTTTEQAVARNTLHIGHDTASRIEWPMRS from the coding sequence ATGGCACAGACAATCAGGACTTTTCTGGCGGCTGCCGTCATCGGCACGACCTTAGTCTCCTGCACCACTCTTTCTGCCAGAAACGCAACACCAGAAACGGCGACGGATCGCCCCGCTTTCGACCCGCCTGCAACCGCGCTGGTGGAACGGGACCGACAGGTCCGCATGCGCGACAATGTACGGCTGAATACGGACGTCTACGTTCCGAATGGCGGTCGCAAGCCCGTCGCAACAATCCTCATCCGCACGCCCTACACGTCAGAACTGCGCGCCCGGCATCAGGCCCTTCTGGAGCGCGGCTACGCCATCGTTGAGCAACATGAGCGCGGACGCTATCTGAGCGAGGGCGATTTCGCCATGCTACCCCGTCCGGCTGAAGATGGCTGGGACACTCTGGACTGGATCGTCGCGCGGCCATGGTCCGATGGGCGCGTGGCCACGATGGGCTGTTCGTCCTCCGCCGAGAACCAGCTCAAGCTCGCCGCGGCGGGCCATCCGGCCCATATGGGTATGATCGCCCTGTCGGCAGGTGTAGGCGTGGCCGAAGCCGGCCCATTCCGGGAGCAGGGAAATTTCTGGCGCGGCGGCGCCTGGCAACAGGGCTGGATGGACTATTTCCTTGAGGCGATGCATCAGGATTGGCCGCAACTCCCCGCCGGAATGAGCGACGACGCACGGCGACGCCAGCTCGCCAAGGTCGCCGTGGAGAATACGGGATCGGGCGTAGATCACGCGCGCTATGACGAAACCCGTATGCACCTGCCCATGATTGAAATCATGAATGAACTGGATTCACCCCGCAACGAGGTGGCGGACTATCTGCGGCGGGGACCCGCTCATCCTGCCTGGAGCGAAAACCGCATCAGCCAGGGCGAGACTATCGCCATTCCAGGCTACTGGGCCGAAGCCATCTACGATATTTCTACGCGGTCAACCGTCAGCTATTTCGACTGGAACCGCGCGCAGAACCTGGCCGAAGGCCGGGACAACCAGACTTTGCGGCTGACGCAGGGCGGGCATTGCAGCTTTGGCCGGGAGACTCCGGACTGGAATATGGGCGAGCTGCCGCTCGGAGACGCCCGGTTCGACCTTGATTCGGAGATCATAGCTTTCCTCGATGCGTGGATGTCCGTTGAGGGCTCCGACACACAAGCGCCCCCCTTTACTGGCGTACGGGCTTATCTTTCAGACGGCTTCTGGGCCGATACGGACCGTTTGGCTTTCGGCGGCGGCGCGGTTTGGGCGCTCGGCGTTGACGGAACCTTCGGAGCGGCGGACCCAGCGGAAGGGCAGGCGCAAGCACTGTCCTATCGCTACGATCCGGCCGACCCGGTGCCCAGTCTCGGCGGCGAGATTGGCGGCACGGGCAGCGACCATGAAGATGGTAGCTTCGACCAGACACCGCTGGAGGCGCGCGAAGACGTGCTGGTATTCGATTCCGGCCCGCTGAACGCACCGATGGACCTGCTTGGCTATGCGCAGGTTTCGCTCACTGTATCGTCGGACCGGCCTGATACTGATTTCACCGTCAAGATAATGGACGTTCATCCGGACGGGCGCGCCTTCAATATCGGCGACACCATTCTGCGCATGCGCTATCGCGACGGCGTGGATCGGGAGGTCTTCATGGAACCAGGCCAGCGATACGATATCACCTTGCCGCCTATCTTGCTCAGCCTGACGATCCAGTCAGGCCACGCCCTTCGCGTCCACGTATCGTCCAGCAACTTCCCCAACTATGCACGCAACCTCAACACGGTCGGCAATCCCTACACTACGACCGAACAAGCCGTTGCACGTAACACACTCCATATCGGACATGACACGGCCAGCCGCATCGAATGGCCAATGCGGTCCTAG
- a CDS encoding Glu/Leu/Phe/Val family dehydrogenase: protein MAKHRKNTAHTGELGFRESVELMFNRAASFMDLSPALIEKIRVCNATYIVRFGVKLRGEVKTFVGYRSVHSEHREPVKGGIRYSGHVNQDEVEALAALMTYKCALVEVPFGGSKGGLCINPSDWEEHELERITRRFTFELARRDLIHPSLNVPAPDMGTGEREMSWMMDEYRRLNNTNIDNVACVTGKPVHLGGIEGRVEATGRGVQYALREFFRHPEDVEAAGLRPDLEDKIIVVQGLGNVGYHAAKFLAEEDKAKITAVIERDGVIRNPDGLDIEALKMHLMAGRHLSEFEGGEFDEDGKSALEDNCDILIPAALEGQINLDNAYKIKAQLIIEAANGPVTAKADKILRDRGVTIIPDMYANAGGVTVSYFEWVKNISHIRFGRMQRRNEESRNRHLIEALEDNGIKFSEEFKSEWMEGADELDLVRAGLDDTMRLAYQNIRKALHDKPELEDLRTAAFYVAISDIALHYQSIGL from the coding sequence ATGGCGAAACATCGTAAAAATACAGCCCATACCGGCGAACTCGGTTTCCGCGAGTCGGTTGAACTCATGTTCAACCGCGCGGCCAGTTTCATGGATCTGTCGCCCGCCCTGATCGAAAAAATCCGGGTCTGCAACGCGACCTATATTGTGCGCTTTGGGGTCAAATTGCGCGGCGAGGTCAAAACCTTCGTCGGCTACCGCTCCGTTCATTCCGAACATCGCGAGCCCGTCAAGGGTGGGATCCGCTATTCAGGTCACGTCAATCAGGACGAAGTGGAAGCGCTGGCAGCGCTGATGACCTATAAATGCGCGCTGGTCGAAGTGCCGTTTGGCGGCTCCAAGGGTGGCCTCTGTATCAATCCCAGCGACTGGGAAGAACATGAGCTGGAGCGCATTACCCGGCGGTTCACCTTCGAGCTGGCCCGCCGCGATCTGATCCATCCGTCGCTCAACGTGCCCGCCCCCGACATGGGCACGGGCGAGCGCGAGATGAGCTGGATGATGGATGAGTATCGTCGCCTCAACAATACCAATATCGACAATGTCGCGTGCGTGACCGGCAAGCCTGTCCATCTGGGCGGGATCGAAGGCCGGGTCGAAGCCACGGGCCGCGGCGTGCAATATGCGCTGCGCGAATTCTTCCGTCATCCCGAAGACGTCGAAGCGGCCGGCCTGCGACCCGATCTCGAAGACAAAATCATCGTGGTTCAGGGCCTCGGCAATGTGGGCTATCACGCGGCCAAGTTCCTGGCCGAGGAAGACAAGGCCAAAATCACCGCGGTTATCGAACGCGATGGTGTGATCCGCAATCCGGACGGACTCGATATTGAAGCGCTGAAAATGCACCTGATGGCTGGCCGTCACCTGTCGGAATTCGAAGGCGGTGAATTTGACGAAGACGGCAAGTCCGCACTTGAAGATAATTGCGACATTCTGATCCCGGCGGCGCTGGAAGGTCAGATCAATCTCGACAATGCCTATAAGATCAAAGCGCAGCTGATCATCGAAGCGGCCAACGGTCCCGTCACAGCCAAGGCCGACAAGATCCTGCGCGACCGCGGCGTCACCATCATTCCTGATATGTATGCCAATGCCGGCGGCGTGACCGTCTCCTATTTTGAATGGGTCAAGAATATCAGTCACATCCGCTTCGGCCGGATGCAGCGCCGCAATGAGGAATCCCGCAATCGCCACCTGATCGAGGCATTGGAAGATAATGGCATCAAGTTCTCGGAAGAGTTCAAATCCGAATGGATGGAAGGCGCAGACGAGCTCGACCTGGTCCGGGCAGGCCTCGATGATACGATGCGTCTAGCCTATCAGAACATCCGCAAGGCGCTCCATGACAAGCCGGAGCTCGAAGACCTGCGCACCGCCGCCTTCTATGTCGCCATTTCGGATATTGCCTTGCACTATCAGAGCATCGGGCTGTAG
- a CDS encoding tetratricopeptide repeat protein, whose amino-acid sequence MRHIIVCLLITVGLFTLPSVVQAGPAEEGIALYQQKDYAGALPKLRQAAEAGHADAQYHLGWMYRHGHGVEQSNEQGTKWLRRSAEGGNAAAMTDLGFAYEHGKGITKNEDMATHWYRMAAENGNVQGMHNFANAYSRGYGIQQSHEMAAHWYRKASDNGHASAAVNLGFMHEKGNGVAQSLSEAARLYKLGAERGDVYGMTNMGYIYLKGQGVPQSWTKAASWFRQSAEKGHARGQYFLGEVYERGQGVPQSRADALIWYGKAAEQGWNGAQEKVDALKAGTPLPKAAVAKPSTAEAPVAAYVSADPTEAACQSGDAAVCRQLLNVALKAIRSGQFGDDRQRAVIYWAQQGCEAGDDSSCFAIADAYGDGAYGLKADKSAAVYYLERGCKLESTVACMRLKRMPDSIVASRPKPIIHPGRPGALNRTPDGANLLIPDSIARHMRNDLVRLARGGNDWKAYDEASRGCWRYHSETGRHCYTAGWMAEHGMGISHADASQARGFYKQACNQGSDPACARFAEMNYKGEGGPVDYYGGSLYAARLCKSGDAVACDNYQLGVLHSIGTASVARIEAAANYYLYHCEKDQPSATACFNLGLFFQAPIYNRSDDALALFDHACNMDDGLPAACSAKSSLQASVKHMRDWRQKEWERQNESRGIGGFLSDLGRGINQATSSEAMSQQRTQRSKPTRSQSMIARPALTQQDWRNFNNAVRATNNIGTGYNASCPASNPYC is encoded by the coding sequence ATGCGTCACATCATCGTCTGTCTGCTGATCACCGTCGGCCTCTTCACTCTTCCGTCAGTCGTGCAAGCCGGACCTGCCGAAGAGGGCATCGCCCTCTATCAGCAGAAAGATTATGCCGGGGCCTTACCGAAATTGCGTCAGGCCGCAGAGGCAGGTCATGCCGACGCGCAATATCATCTCGGCTGGATGTATCGTCATGGACATGGCGTCGAACAATCCAACGAACAGGGTACGAAGTGGCTTAGACGAAGCGCGGAAGGCGGCAACGCCGCAGCCATGACGGATTTAGGTTTTGCCTATGAACATGGCAAAGGCATCACCAAGAATGAAGACATGGCGACCCACTGGTATCGCATGGCGGCAGAAAACGGGAACGTGCAAGGGATGCATAATTTCGCCAACGCCTATTCGCGTGGCTATGGTATCCAGCAATCCCACGAAATGGCTGCGCATTGGTACCGCAAAGCGTCTGACAATGGCCACGCCTCCGCCGCCGTCAATCTGGGTTTCATGCATGAAAAAGGGAACGGCGTCGCGCAGTCCCTGAGCGAGGCAGCCCGACTGTACAAATTGGGGGCCGAGCGCGGTGACGTCTATGGGATGACCAATATGGGCTATATCTACCTGAAGGGTCAGGGGGTGCCCCAGTCTTGGACAAAGGCGGCCAGCTGGTTCCGTCAGTCGGCCGAAAAAGGGCATGCGCGCGGGCAGTATTTTCTGGGCGAGGTTTATGAGCGCGGTCAGGGAGTCCCGCAATCACGCGCAGATGCGCTGATCTGGTACGGGAAAGCGGCTGAGCAGGGCTGGAACGGCGCTCAGGAGAAGGTCGACGCGCTGAAAGCCGGGACTCCTCTGCCGAAAGCGGCGGTCGCTAAGCCATCGACTGCCGAAGCGCCTGTCGCGGCCTATGTCAGCGCTGACCCGACCGAAGCCGCCTGCCAGTCCGGTGACGCGGCAGTTTGCCGCCAGCTCCTCAACGTAGCCCTTAAAGCGATCCGGTCCGGACAATTTGGAGACGATAGGCAGCGCGCGGTGATTTACTGGGCGCAACAAGGCTGCGAGGCCGGCGATGACTCGAGCTGTTTCGCGATTGCCGACGCCTATGGTGACGGGGCTTATGGGCTGAAAGCCGATAAATCTGCCGCCGTCTATTATCTTGAACGCGGTTGCAAGCTTGAGTCGACGGTCGCATGTATGCGCCTCAAGCGCATGCCGGACAGCATTGTCGCCTCGCGTCCCAAGCCCATCATTCATCCCGGCCGTCCCGGCGCACTCAACCGGACGCCGGACGGAGCCAACCTGCTGATCCCCGACAGCATTGCCCGGCACATGCGCAACGACCTTGTGCGGCTCGCTCGCGGGGGAAACGATTGGAAAGCCTATGATGAAGCCAGCAGAGGGTGCTGGCGATACCATTCCGAGACCGGGCGCCATTGCTACACAGCCGGCTGGATGGCCGAACACGGCATGGGAATCAGTCACGCCGATGCGAGTCAGGCGCGGGGATTTTATAAGCAGGCCTGTAATCAGGGGTCCGACCCGGCCTGTGCGCGCTTCGCGGAAATGAATTATAAGGGCGAAGGCGGACCCGTCGATTATTATGGCGGCTCTTTATATGCGGCCCGGCTCTGCAAGTCCGGTGACGCCGTGGCCTGCGATAATTACCAGCTTGGCGTTCTGCACAGTATCGGCACGGCGTCCGTTGCCAGGATCGAAGCCGCCGCCAACTACTATCTTTATCACTGCGAAAAGGACCAGCCCTCGGCCACGGCCTGCTTCAATCTGGGCCTGTTCTTCCAAGCCCCGATCTATAACCGGTCCGACGACGCGCTGGCCCTGTTTGATCATGCCTGCAACATGGACGATGGGCTGCCAGCGGCCTGCAGTGCCAAATCGAGCCTGCAAGCGTCCGTGAAACATATGCGGGACTGGCGTCAGAAGGAGTGGGAACGGCAAAACGAATCCCGGGGCATTGGCGGCTTTCTGAGCGATCTGGGCCGCGGGATCAATCAGGCCACATCGTCAGAAGCCATGAGCCAGCAACGGACGCAGCGCTCCAAGCCCACTCGGTCGCAATCCATGATCGCCCGCCCCGCCCTCACACAGCAGGACTGGCGCAACTTCAATAATGCCGTTCGGGCAACCAACAATATCGGCACGGGCTACAATGCGAGTTGCCCGGCCTCGAACCCCTATTGCTGA
- a CDS encoding NAD(P)-binding protein — protein sequence MTDPFALPSGYYPPAKTGLRGSHDGSWESMHGVVAGDTVQHGAPEETVDLIIIGAGMSGLAAAWYYRDAKHDARILILDNHDDFGGHAKRNEFDVNGTFRIGYGGTEAIDTPSGYDLEAMRLLRGIGVDVDRFYDYFDQDFWDREDLSKSILFDGETFGKTKLVPGYGSRSWEDFAADMPVSEMAKAEFIRLQTSTEDYLPDLTFDEKYALLRKTSYEDFLRNHARAPEEVINIYKRWGMSFWCVGIDEIPATLIQNYDGGMPGVTHTLPRTGSRNDDPYIFHFPDGNASIARLMVRNLIPDAMPGSTMEDVVMAKANYTALDRADQPIRLRLNSTAVKMNNVRDGVVVTYSRHGQRHTVRAGHAVMAGYNAVLPYLCDELPDAQVAALGSLPKVPLVYTKVAVPDWRRFKDIGTDFVYFTDGFYKQVEFAYPVSIGGYEAVSTPDDPLVLHMCHVPWVPDVQGPDQWRVGRSRILSTPFETFEHHVKRQLSQALAGHDFDPERDISAITVNRWPHGYAYSPDLIWEPDYATDADKPWVIGRQAVGRIHVANSDAGAKPDTGVAMAQAYRAVTEILS from the coding sequence GTGACCGATCCGTTTGCGCTGCCATCCGGCTATTACCCGCCCGCAAAAACCGGGCTGAGGGGCAGTCATGACGGATCCTGGGAATCGATGCACGGCGTCGTTGCCGGAGACACGGTTCAGCATGGTGCCCCCGAAGAGACGGTCGATTTAATCATCATCGGCGCGGGAATGAGCGGCTTGGCAGCCGCTTGGTATTACCGCGACGCCAAACACGATGCGCGCATACTGATCCTTGATAATCACGATGATTTCGGGGGACACGCCAAGCGCAACGAGTTTGATGTCAACGGTACATTCCGGATCGGTTATGGCGGAACGGAGGCGATCGACACGCCCAGCGGCTATGATCTGGAGGCGATGCGTCTCCTGCGCGGGATCGGGGTCGACGTCGATCGGTTCTATGATTATTTCGATCAGGATTTCTGGGATCGTGAAGACCTGTCAAAATCCATCCTGTTCGACGGGGAAACTTTCGGAAAAACCAAGCTTGTGCCGGGCTATGGCTCGCGCAGCTGGGAGGACTTCGCGGCTGACATGCCAGTCAGCGAGATGGCAAAGGCCGAATTCATCCGGCTTCAGACATCGACTGAGGACTATTTACCAGACCTGACATTTGACGAGAAATATGCGCTGCTGCGCAAGACCTCCTATGAGGATTTTCTCCGCAACCATGCGCGCGCACCGGAAGAGGTCATCAACATCTATAAGCGCTGGGGCATGAGTTTCTGGTGTGTCGGTATCGATGAGATTCCGGCGACGCTGATCCAGAATTATGATGGCGGCATGCCGGGCGTAACCCATACTTTGCCGCGCACCGGATCCCGCAATGATGACCCGTATATCTTCCACTTCCCGGATGGGAATGCCTCGATCGCGCGGCTCATGGTTCGCAACCTGATCCCGGACGCCATGCCCGGCTCGACCATGGAAGATGTGGTTATGGCGAAGGCGAATTACACCGCGCTTGACCGCGCGGATCAGCCCATTCGCCTGCGCCTTAACAGTACCGCCGTGAAGATGAACAATGTGCGTGACGGCGTTGTCGTCACCTATTCCCGCCATGGTCAACGTCACACAGTGCGCGCCGGACACGCCGTCATGGCCGGCTATAATGCCGTTTTGCCCTATCTCTGCGACGAACTGCCGGACGCACAGGTCGCCGCGCTGGGATCGCTGCCCAAAGTGCCGCTCGTCTACACCAAGGTGGCTGTTCCGGACTGGCGTCGGTTCAAGGATATCGGAACGGATTTCGTCTATTTCACGGATGGTTTCTACAAGCAGGTCGAGTTTGCCTATCCCGTCTCGATCGGAGGCTATGAGGCGGTGAGCACGCCGGATGATCCTCTGGTCTTGCACATGTGCCATGTGCCCTGGGTGCCGGATGTGCAGGGACCGGATCAGTGGCGCGTTGGTCGCAGCCGGATCCTGAGCACGCCGTTCGAGACCTTTGAACATCATGTGAAGCGACAGCTCTCTCAGGCGCTCGCCGGACATGATTTCGACCCGGAGCGCGACATTAGCGCTATCACGGTCAATCGCTGGCCGCATGGCTATGCCTATTCGCCGGACCTGATATGGGAACCGGATTATGCAACGGATGCTGACAAGCCCTGGGTCATCGGGCGGCAAGCGGTCGGTCGCATCCACGTCGCCAATTCAGATGCCGGGGCCAAACCTGACACAGGCGTCGCCATGGCGCAGGCCTATCGGGCGGTCACGGAAATTCTGAGCTGA
- a CDS encoding tetratricopeptide repeat protein, which produces MRFSFTLWLSVTVSVLSATQGAAQHHLSIPASSLPAMEARCGNGSVASCEQLAHYYDSVAKHGGDRGLSADQAFTLKLDWAEKSCNAGGAYGCDASGWAYEHGQETRSMNHDKAFDYYAKGCALRSRLSCNNLALAQRHGRGVKASEAAALVSFKKACDLGYDAACSEIPTGSRTLPASDRQMELSDFPGRSDRMSDQDCAALYDDILAALRSPQRTNGQTLSDNVFAWAQTYETTKTCPPVPAKPRTYQRPELAPEYAAPLPGLFLPPAQVPQSEYETFMQCAGQFDGGMALLYRITDYLTPEGKQYAENQKTKGRRIGEMLARVRVNFPIMAPHIDEASGERAYRSGRSGFDNLANATIDEQADYYVKSAALSPDCIGLASKYAGLRAAYSQSRRSLEN; this is translated from the coding sequence ATGCGTTTTAGTTTCACTCTCTGGCTGAGCGTTACGGTCAGCGTTCTATCTGCCACACAAGGCGCGGCGCAGCACCATTTGAGCATCCCGGCCAGCAGCCTGCCTGCGATGGAGGCGCGTTGCGGTAACGGCTCGGTGGCAAGCTGTGAGCAGCTCGCGCATTACTATGACTCGGTAGCCAAACATGGCGGGGACAGAGGGCTGAGTGCCGATCAGGCGTTTACGCTCAAGCTCGACTGGGCGGAAAAGTCCTGCAATGCAGGTGGAGCCTATGGCTGCGATGCATCCGGTTGGGCCTATGAGCATGGTCAGGAAACCCGGTCGATGAACCATGACAAGGCGTTTGACTATTACGCGAAAGGCTGCGCGCTTCGTTCCAGACTCAGCTGTAACAATCTGGCGCTGGCACAACGCCACGGTCGGGGCGTCAAGGCCAGCGAAGCCGCCGCGCTTGTAAGCTTCAAAAAAGCCTGTGATCTGGGATATGATGCGGCCTGCTCGGAAATCCCGACGGGTAGTCGAACCCTCCCCGCTTCAGACAGGCAAATGGAATTATCGGACTTTCCCGGCAGGTCCGACCGGATGAGCGATCAGGACTGTGCCGCTCTCTACGACGACATTCTGGCCGCGTTGCGATCACCCCAACGAACGAACGGTCAGACCCTGTCGGACAATGTGTTTGCGTGGGCGCAGACATATGAAACGACGAAGACCTGTCCGCCCGTCCCTGCAAAACCCCGGACATACCAGCGGCCCGAACTTGCGCCGGAATATGCCGCGCCCCTGCCCGGCCTCTTCCTCCCACCTGCGCAGGTACCCCAATCGGAATATGAGACTTTCATGCAGTGCGCCGGTCAGTTTGATGGCGGCATGGCGCTGCTTTACCGGATTACCGATTACCTGACTCCCGAAGGCAAGCAATATGCGGAAAACCAGAAGACGAAGGGCCGCCGGATAGGAGAAATGCTGGCGCGGGTCCGGGTGAATTTCCCCATTATGGCCCCCCATATCGACGAAGCCTCTGGCGAACGGGCTTATCGTTCGGGGCGGTCAGGCTTCGACAATTTGGCGAATGCGACGATCGATGAACAGGCGGACTATTACGTCAAAAGCGCAGCCCTCTCACCGGACTGTATCGGTCTTGCATCGAAATATGCCGGATTGCGGGCCGCCTATAGTCAGTCGCGGCGATCGCTGGAGAATTAG
- a CDS encoding argininosuccinate synthase, whose product MSAPKKVVLAYSGGLDTSIILKWLQEEKGCEVVTFTADLGQGEELEPARKKALAAGVKPENIYIDDLREEFVRDFVFPMFRANTVYEGLYLLGTSIARPLISKRQIEIAHEVDADAVCHGATGKGNDQVRFELGYYALDPDIKVIAPWREWDLNSRGKLIEYAEKHGIEIAKDKRGEAPFSVDANLLHTSSEGKVLEDPNDEAPAYVYQRTVSPEDAPDKATIIEVGFERGDAVSIDGEALSPATLLTRLNELGGSNGIGRLDLLENRFVGMKSRGVYETPGGTILLMAHRGIEQITMDKGAAHLKDELMPRYAELIYNGFWFSPEREMLQAAIDASQELVTGTVRLKLYKGNCDIIGRASPYSLYSQEHVTFEEDDVYDQADAGGFIKINALRLRLLKARDRKAGLNR is encoded by the coding sequence ATGTCCGCACCAAAGAAAGTCGTTCTCGCCTATTCCGGTGGTCTCGACACGTCGATCATTCTGAAATGGCTGCAAGAAGAGAAAGGCTGCGAAGTCGTGACCTTCACCGCCGATCTGGGTCAGGGTGAAGAACTGGAACCCGCTCGCAAGAAAGCGCTGGCGGCGGGCGTCAAGCCGGAGAACATCTATATTGACGATCTGCGCGAGGAATTCGTCCGCGATTTCGTCTTTCCCATGTTTCGCGCCAACACAGTCTATGAAGGCCTCTACCTCCTCGGCACGTCGATCGCGCGACCGCTCATTTCCAAGCGTCAGATCGAGATCGCCCACGAAGTCGACGCGGACGCCGTCTGTCACGGCGCGACCGGAAAGGGCAATGATCAGGTCCGGTTCGAACTCGGCTATTACGCGCTCGATCCTGACATCAAGGTGATCGCCCCTTGGCGCGAATGGGACCTGAATTCGAGGGGCAAGCTGATCGAATATGCTGAAAAGCACGGCATCGAAATCGCCAAGGACAAGCGCGGCGAAGCCCCCTTCTCGGTCGATGCCAACCTGCTGCATACCAGCTCCGAGGGTAAGGTGCTGGAAGACCCGAATGACGAAGCGCCGGCCTATGTCTATCAGCGCACGGTCAGCCCTGAGGATGCGCCCGACAAAGCGACGATCATCGAGGTCGGGTTCGAGCGTGGCGATGCGGTAAGCATTGACGGCGAAGCCCTGTCGCCCGCCACCCTGCTGACGCGCCTCAACGAACTCGGCGGATCAAACGGAATCGGTCGTCTCGACCTGCTGGAAAACCGCTTTGTCGGGATGAAATCACGCGGCGTCTATGAGACACCGGGCGGGACGATCCTGCTCATGGCACATCGCGGCATCGAGCAGATCACCATGGACAAGGGTGCAGCGCATCTGAAGGACGAGTTGATGCCGCGCTATGCCGAGCTGATCTATAATGGCTTCTGGTTCTCGCCGGAACGCGAAATGCTGCAGGCCGCCATCGATGCCTCGCAGGAGCTGGTGACAGGCACGGTGCGGCTGAAACTCTATAAGGGTAATTGCGACATTATCGGCCGGGCGTCCCCCTATTCGCTCTACAGTCAGGAGCACGTCACATTTGAGGAAGACGACGTCTATGATCAGGCCGATGCGGGCGGGTTCATCAAGATCAACGCGCTGCGCCTTCGCCTCTTGAAAGCGCGCGACCGCAAGGCTGGTCTCAACCGGTAG